The following are from one region of the Paenibacillus sp. KS-LC4 genome:
- a CDS encoding YraN family protein: protein MTDSKAGDSDFSSSKRADKRKWTGKLGEAAAEAYLLTAGYTFVERNWRCRSGELDLIMHGEDKLVIVEVRTRRSGGRFGIAAESVDWRKQKQVRETAQVYLKLTGQLEQSIRFDVIAITLEHDDAIHELKHIIAAF, encoded by the coding sequence ATGACTGATAGCAAGGCAGGCGACTCTGATTTTTCAAGCAGCAAACGGGCTGACAAACGGAAGTGGACCGGAAAGCTAGGGGAGGCTGCCGCAGAAGCCTATTTGCTGACTGCTGGTTATACGTTTGTGGAGCGCAACTGGCGCTGCCGTTCGGGAGAGCTGGATCTCATTATGCACGGTGAAGACAAGCTGGTAATTGTCGAGGTGCGAACACGCCGATCTGGCGGGCGTTTCGGAATAGCAGCAGAGTCCGTAGACTGGCGCAAGCAAAAGCAAGTAAGAGAGACAGCACAGGTTTATTTAAAGCTGACGGGGCAACTGGAGCAGAGCATTCGTTTTGATGTTATCGCTATTACGTTGGAGCACGACGATGCCATTCATGAACTGAAGCATATAATAGCAGCTTTTTAG
- the rimM gene encoding ribosome maturation factor RimM (Essential for efficient processing of 16S rRNA): MSGKWFTVGKIVNTHGLRGELKVLSQTDFGDLRFAVGNKLAMIHEEHGSKLEVEIAGSREHKGNYIIKLKGYNDINEVEKYKGWLLKVAEEQLGKLDEGEYYFHEIIGCRVVTDEGEELGIISEILRPGANDVWVVDRPKGKGSQVLIPVIDDVLLNVDIAAKLVTVHLMEGLI, from the coding sequence ATGAGCGGCAAATGGTTTACAGTTGGAAAAATCGTTAATACGCATGGTTTGCGCGGCGAGCTCAAGGTGCTTTCCCAGACCGATTTTGGAGATTTGCGTTTTGCAGTCGGCAATAAGCTCGCTATGATTCATGAAGAGCATGGCAGCAAGCTGGAGGTAGAAATTGCAGGTTCCCGTGAGCATAAAGGAAATTATATTATTAAGCTTAAGGGATATAATGACATTAATGAAGTGGAGAAGTATAAGGGATGGCTGCTAAAGGTAGCAGAGGAGCAGCTTGGTAAACTGGACGAAGGGGAATATTATTTCCACGAAATTATCGGCTGCCGCGTGGTAACAGACGAGGGCGAGGAACTGGGCATCATTTCGGAAATTTTGCGACCAGGAGCCAATGATGTATGGGTCGTCGACCGTCCTAAAGGTAAAGGAAGCCAAGTGCTTATTCCCGTTATTGATGATGTGTTGCTTAACGTAGACATTGCTGCGAAGCTAGTAACCGTTCATCTTATGGAAGGGTTGATTTAG
- a CDS encoding EscU/YscU/HrcU family type III secretion system export apparatus switch protein, protein MSSEENNNNKSEPIRRAVALKYEPGVGTAPVVVAKGKGYLAEQLIEKAKENGVPLQEDASLVEVLSKLDIDQTIPPELYTLVAEILSFVYRSDRKARDLND, encoded by the coding sequence ATGAGCTCCGAAGAAAACAACAATAATAAATCTGAACCGATTCGGCGGGCGGTTGCGCTCAAATATGAGCCAGGCGTCGGTACAGCTCCTGTCGTCGTTGCGAAGGGCAAAGGCTATTTAGCAGAGCAGCTGATCGAAAAAGCGAAGGAAAACGGTGTACCGTTGCAGGAGGATGCTTCGCTTGTGGAGGTTTTGTCCAAGCTGGACATTGATCAAACGATTCCTCCTGAGCTTTACACGCTGGTAGCGGAAATACTCAGCTTTGTTTATCGTTCGGATCGTAAGGCGAGGGATTTGAATGACTGA
- a CDS encoding YifB family Mg chelatase-like AAA ATPase, with product MFSLMQSATVYGVEGKEIAVEVDIASGLPQIAVVGLPDPAVRESVERVRAAIKNSGFTFPMERITVNLAPAVLRKEGTAFDLAIAAGILAASGQLNAAHFHHTMMLGELSLNGSIRPVTGVLAMIEQAKKSGIRRVLLPIANAPEAAWIAGMELFGITHLMDLRPSGSEGLEAIRYTAEPCSGSKGYIGLLTENKPLLSPDCGDYSDVIGQQLAKRALIIAAAGRHNVLFSGPPGTGKTMMIRRLPSILPPLSEQEAIEVTKIYSAAGKLSTDNQGLIAAAPFRAPHHTISTGGLVGGGSVPKPGEVTLAHHGVLYLDELPEFSRQTLEVLRQPLEDGIVTIARSSAVFHFPARLILAVSFNPCPCGFSGHETIDKRCICTDAVIARYKSKLSGPLLDRIDIQLEVPQPIDLGRSLTNSHSKNLSSEEMRQQVVAARAYQKERLSELKINTNAGLSGSALHRAMLIRQDAAELLGHALQTLPISMRAHDRIMRLSRTVADVEGSPYVEVQHIAEAIQYRKLCKL from the coding sequence ATGTTCAGCTTAATGCAGAGCGCAACTGTTTATGGCGTCGAAGGCAAAGAAATTGCAGTCGAGGTTGATATTGCAAGCGGACTGCCGCAAATTGCGGTAGTTGGGCTGCCTGATCCTGCCGTGCGGGAATCTGTAGAGCGGGTAAGGGCTGCGATTAAAAATAGCGGATTTACCTTCCCGATGGAGCGTATAACCGTCAACCTCGCCCCTGCCGTTTTACGTAAGGAAGGCACCGCGTTTGACCTTGCCATAGCCGCCGGCATTTTGGCGGCTAGCGGACAACTAAATGCGGCTCACTTTCATCACACGATGATGCTCGGCGAGCTGTCGCTTAACGGCTCTATTAGGCCGGTAACGGGCGTGCTTGCGATGATCGAACAGGCTAAAAAATCAGGCATCCGTCGTGTGCTGCTTCCAATCGCAAATGCTCCAGAGGCTGCCTGGATAGCCGGTATGGAGCTGTTTGGAATCACGCATTTAATGGATTTGCGTCCATCAGGCAGCGAGGGACTGGAGGCCATTCGCTACACTGCTGAACCATGCAGTGGCAGCAAGGGTTATATAGGGCTGCTCACTGAAAATAAACCTCTGCTTTCGCCAGATTGCGGTGACTACAGCGATGTTATCGGTCAGCAGCTAGCTAAACGTGCGCTTATTATTGCTGCTGCAGGACGGCATAATGTGCTGTTTTCAGGCCCGCCAGGTACCGGAAAAACGATGATGATTCGCAGGCTTCCAAGCATTCTCCCGCCTCTTTCGGAGCAGGAGGCAATTGAAGTGACCAAAATTTACAGCGCGGCCGGAAAGCTTTCTACTGACAATCAGGGCCTTATTGCGGCTGCCCCTTTTCGCGCCCCGCATCATACGATTTCCACAGGCGGACTTGTAGGCGGCGGCTCTGTGCCAAAGCCCGGCGAAGTGACGCTCGCCCACCATGGCGTGCTGTATTTAGACGAGCTCCCTGAATTTTCCCGGCAAACACTTGAGGTGCTAAGACAGCCGTTAGAAGATGGAATTGTGACAATCGCTCGTTCTAGCGCCGTCTTTCATTTTCCAGCACGGCTCATTTTAGCTGTTTCCTTTAATCCGTGCCCGTGTGGATTTTCAGGCCATGAAACGATAGATAAGCGCTGTATATGCACAGACGCTGTAATTGCCCGTTATAAATCCAAGCTGTCCGGTCCGCTTCTCGACCGCATTGATATTCAGCTTGAGGTTCCCCAGCCCATTGATCTTGGTCGTTCTCTAACAAATAGCCATTCAAAGAACCTTTCTTCCGAAGAGATGCGCCAGCAGGTTGTAGCTGCGCGAGCGTATCAGAAGGAGCGTTTGTCAGAGCTAAAAATTAATACGAATGCAGGCTTGTCCGGCTCAGCCCTGCACCGTGCCATGCTAATTCGACAGGATGCTGCGGAGCTGCTTGGGCACGCTCTCCAGACACTCCCTATTAGCATGCGCGCCCATGACCGAATTATGCGACTATCGCGAACGGTAGCTGATGTTGAGGGCAGCCCGTATGTCGAGGTTCAGCATATCGCAGAAGCCATTCAATACCGTAAGCTATGCAAGCTATGA
- the rpsP gene encoding 30S ribosomal protein S16, giving the protein MAVRIRLKRMGAHKAPFYRVVVSNSRSPRDGRFIEEIGTYNPVAQPAQVSINEEKALKWLQNGAQASDTARDLLSKAGVLKKFHELKQQK; this is encoded by the coding sequence ATGGCAGTACGTATTCGTTTGAAACGTATGGGTGCTCACAAAGCCCCTTTTTATCGCGTAGTTGTTTCTAACTCCCGTTCGCCGCGCGACGGTCGCTTTATCGAGGAGATCGGTACTTATAACCCGGTTGCACAACCGGCTCAAGTATCCATCAACGAAGAAAAAGCTTTGAAATGGCTGCAAAACGGAGCGCAAGCTTCGGATACAGCTCGCGACTTGCTTTCCAAAGCAGGCGTTCTGAAAAAGTTCCATGAGCTTAAGCAACAGAAATAA
- the lepB gene encoding signal peptidase I, which translates to MKETVEWIKALAIAVVLVVLIRSFLFAPFMVEGESMLPNFETGERLIVNKILYKFREPDRGEVVVFHVPQQGRDFIKRVIGLPGDTIRVQGDDVFINDVKLEETYIADAIKQAHANGQLYNNESDFPNERITEAIVPEDTIFAMGDNRSNSQDSRALGYISDKELVGRAEVIFWPLNKISFIKH; encoded by the coding sequence ATGAAAGAAACGGTAGAATGGATCAAAGCACTTGCTATAGCGGTCGTGCTGGTCGTCCTTATTCGGAGTTTTCTGTTTGCACCGTTCATGGTTGAAGGCGAGTCGATGCTTCCAAACTTTGAAACCGGTGAGCGTCTCATTGTGAATAAAATATTGTACAAATTCCGTGAGCCTGACAGAGGCGAGGTCGTTGTGTTCCATGTTCCGCAGCAGGGCAGAGACTTTATTAAACGCGTCATTGGACTGCCAGGAGATACCATTAGAGTTCAAGGCGATGACGTCTTCATTAATGATGTGAAATTGGAAGAGACATATATTGCGGATGCCATCAAGCAGGCTCATGCAAATGGTCAGCTTTATAATAATGAATCAGATTTTCCTAATGAGCGAATAACGGAAGCGATTGTTCCGGAGGATACGATTTTCGCAATGGGCGACAATCGCAGCAACAGCCAGGACAGCCGTGCCCTTGGTTATATTTCCGATAAAGAGCTTGTAGGACGGGCAGAAGTTATTTTCTGGCCGCTCAACAAGATTAGCTTTATTAAGCATTAA
- the trmD gene encoding tRNA (guanosine(37)-N1)-methyltransferase TrmD, whose amino-acid sequence MRVDVLTLFPEMFDGVFGASILGKAREKGIVSLNAINFRAYSGNKHNTVDDYPYGGGGGMVLKAEPVFSAVEHLMEQAGTGARPRVVLMCPQGETFTQQKAEEFSKEEHLIMICGHYEGYDERIREHLVTDELSIGDYVLTGGELPAMVVIDSVARLLPGVLGNETSAVTDSYSTGLLEHPHYTRPAVFRDMEVPEVLISGHHSRIETWRREQSLLRTRDRRPDLLEKAELTAKERKWLASLDKQQS is encoded by the coding sequence GTGAGAGTAGATGTGCTTACGCTCTTCCCTGAAATGTTCGATGGCGTATTTGGCGCAAGCATTCTTGGCAAGGCACGGGAAAAAGGCATTGTATCGCTGAATGCTATTAATTTTCGAGCTTACTCTGGCAATAAGCATAATACGGTAGACGATTATCCGTATGGCGGTGGAGGAGGCATGGTGCTGAAAGCAGAGCCTGTATTTTCGGCTGTTGAGCACTTGATGGAGCAGGCCGGAACAGGGGCTCGTCCGCGTGTTGTGTTAATGTGCCCACAGGGGGAAACCTTCACCCAGCAGAAGGCAGAGGAGTTTTCGAAGGAAGAGCATCTCATTATGATTTGCGGCCATTACGAGGGCTATGACGAGCGTATACGCGAGCATTTGGTAACGGATGAGCTTTCGATTGGCGACTATGTGCTGACTGGCGGGGAGCTTCCTGCGATGGTTGTCATCGACAGTGTAGCACGCCTGCTTCCCGGTGTGCTTGGCAATGAAACATCAGCAGTAACGGATTCATACAGCACAGGCTTGCTGGAGCATCCGCACTATACAAGACCTGCTGTATTTCGCGATATGGAGGTGCCGGAGGTGCTGATTTCCGGACACCACAGTCGCATCGAGACATGGCGCCGCGAGCAATCGCTGCTTCGTACACGGGATAGACGTCCTGACCTGCTAGAGAAGGCTGAATTGACCGCCAAGGAGCGTAAATGGCTTGCTTCGTTGGACAAACAGCAGTCTTAA
- the sucC gene encoding ADP-forming succinate--CoA ligase subunit beta produces the protein MNIHEYQGKALLKQYGVVVPEGKVAFTVDEAVAAAEELGTKVVVVKAQIHAGGRGKAGGVKVAKSLDEVRAYAGEILGKVLVTHQTGPEGKEVKRLLIEQGCDIKKEYYIGAVLDRGTGRVVIMASEEGGTEIEEVAEHSPEKIFKEIVDPAVGLQVFQARKLAYAINIPTPLVNKAVKFMISLYNAFVEKDCSIAEINPLVVTGDGEVMALDAKLNFDSNALYRHKDIVALRDLEEEDAKEIEASKFDLSYIALDGNIGCMVNGAGLAMATMDIIKYYGGDPANFLDVGGGATKEKVTEAFKIILSDENVKGIFVNIFGGIMRCDVIADGVISAAKEVGLDRPLVVRLEGTNVDLGKKMLNESGLNIVAADSMSDGAQKIVALVK, from the coding sequence ATGAATATCCATGAGTATCAAGGCAAAGCGTTATTGAAACAGTATGGTGTAGTTGTGCCTGAGGGCAAAGTTGCGTTCACCGTTGATGAAGCGGTTGCAGCAGCAGAAGAGCTTGGTACGAAAGTTGTTGTTGTAAAAGCACAAATCCATGCGGGCGGCCGCGGTAAAGCTGGCGGTGTTAAAGTCGCAAAAAGCTTGGATGAAGTTCGCGCATATGCAGGAGAAATCCTTGGAAAAGTGCTCGTTACGCATCAAACAGGTCCAGAAGGCAAAGAGGTTAAGCGTCTTCTTATTGAGCAAGGCTGCGACATCAAGAAAGAATATTATATCGGCGCTGTTCTTGACCGTGGCACAGGCCGCGTCGTCATTATGGCATCAGAGGAAGGCGGCACTGAGATTGAAGAGGTGGCCGAGCATTCCCCTGAGAAAATTTTCAAGGAAATCGTTGATCCAGCTGTAGGCTTGCAGGTATTCCAAGCACGTAAGCTTGCTTATGCAATCAACATTCCAACTCCGCTTGTTAACAAGGCTGTAAAATTCATGATCTCCTTGTACAACGCTTTCGTTGAGAAAGATTGTTCTATTGCTGAGATCAATCCGCTTGTCGTAACTGGCGATGGTGAAGTAATGGCACTGGATGCGAAGCTGAATTTTGACTCCAATGCCCTATACCGTCATAAGGATATTGTCGCATTGCGCGATCTGGAAGAGGAAGATGCGAAAGAAATCGAAGCTTCCAAATTCGATCTGAGCTATATTGCCCTTGATGGCAACATCGGCTGCATGGTTAATGGCGCAGGCCTTGCTATGGCGACCATGGACATTATCAAATATTATGGCGGCGACCCTGCGAACTTCCTGGACGTAGGCGGCGGTGCAACGAAAGAAAAAGTAACAGAAGCGTTCAAAATCATTTTGTCCGATGAAAATGTTAAAGGTATTTTCGTTAATATTTTTGGCGGCATTATGCGTTGTGACGTTATTGCGGATGGCGTTATCTCGGCAGCTAAGGAAGTTGGCCTGGATCGTCCGCTTGTCGTAAGACTGGAAGGCACGAATGTTGATTTGGGTAAAAAAATGCTGAACGAGTCGGGACTGAACATCGTAGCAGCGGACTCTATGTCAGACGGCGCACAGAAAATTGTCGCTCTCGTGAAATAA
- a CDS encoding ribonuclease HII, whose protein sequence is MLEYERKLWSEGYKAIAGVDEVGRGCLFGDVVAAAVILPPDLVIEGVNDSKKLSEKKRDQLYEIIIEKCIAWSVTCVDAAEIDRINIKQAARLAMKLSIESLAIEPDYLLIDAEKVDVPKPQLAIIKGDANSQTIAAASILAKVTRDRLCVDDWEQQYPEYGIAVHKGYPTKLHRERLLEYGASPLHRKTFLGKIFAEQQQLF, encoded by the coding sequence ATGCTGGAGTATGAACGTAAGCTGTGGAGTGAAGGCTACAAGGCGATTGCAGGTGTTGATGAGGTCGGCCGAGGCTGCCTGTTCGGCGATGTCGTCGCTGCTGCTGTCATTTTGCCGCCTGATCTGGTCATTGAAGGGGTAAATGATTCGAAGAAGCTCTCGGAGAAAAAGCGCGATCAGCTCTATGAAATCATTATTGAGAAGTGTATTGCATGGTCGGTTACCTGTGTGGACGCAGCTGAAATCGACCGCATAAATATTAAGCAGGCGGCTAGGCTTGCGATGAAGCTTTCCATCGAATCTTTGGCGATAGAGCCCGATTATTTGCTCATCGACGCGGAGAAGGTGGACGTGCCAAAGCCGCAGCTTGCGATCATCAAGGGAGATGCCAACAGCCAGACGATTGCCGCTGCATCTATTTTGGCGAAAGTGACGCGTGATCGTTTATGTGTAGATGATTGGGAGCAGCAGTATCCAGAATACGGCATAGCGGTACATAAAGGCTATCCAACCAAGCTGCATCGCGAGCGTCTGCTAGAGTATGGCGCGAGTCCGCTTCATCGCAAAACCTTTCTTGGAAAAATATTTGCGGAGCAGCAGCAATTATTTTAA
- the ylqF gene encoding ribosome biogenesis GTPase YlqF — translation MTIQWFPGHMTRAKRQIQDKLKLIDVTIELLDARIPMSSRNPIVDEILGSKPRLIVLNKSDLADAKVTEQWITYFKGEGHECIAVDSSTGTRVNEVPVKARELLQEKIDRQIAKGINPRAVRGLIVGIPNVGKSTLINRLAGRNIALTGDRPGVTKGQQWIKAGKDMELLDTPGILWPKFEDELVGYRLAMTGAIREQVLNIEDIAFFALKELVDRYWENVKERFDITMEQPDTNESDEIVKVMEEIGRKRGCLQSGARVDLEKVSGIILRELRAGKFGHISLEAPWKQNS, via the coding sequence TTGACGATTCAATGGTTCCCCGGTCACATGACACGAGCGAAACGACAAATACAGGACAAGCTCAAGCTGATTGATGTAACGATTGAGCTGCTTGATGCGCGTATTCCAATGTCCAGCCGTAACCCAATTGTCGATGAAATTTTGGGCAGCAAGCCGCGGCTGATCGTGCTCAACAAGTCTGACCTAGCAGATGCTAAGGTGACTGAGCAATGGATTACGTATTTTAAGGGAGAAGGCCATGAATGTATCGCGGTCGATTCTTCAACAGGAACGCGGGTAAACGAGGTTCCAGTGAAAGCAAGAGAGCTGTTGCAGGAAAAAATCGACCGCCAAATCGCAAAGGGAATAAATCCAAGAGCGGTGCGCGGGCTCATTGTCGGCATTCCGAACGTAGGGAAATCGACGCTGATCAACCGTCTGGCAGGTCGCAATATTGCGCTTACTGGCGACCGTCCAGGCGTGACAAAAGGCCAACAGTGGATAAAAGCAGGCAAGGATATGGAACTGCTCGATACGCCTGGTATTTTGTGGCCAAAGTTTGAGGACGAGTTGGTTGGCTATCGCCTCGCGATGACAGGCGCGATTCGCGAGCAGGTATTGAATATTGAAGATATTGCATTTTTTGCTTTGAAAGAATTGGTTGATCGTTATTGGGAAAATGTGAAAGAGCGCTTTGATATTACGATGGAGCAGCCGGATACGAATGAGTCTGATGAAATCGTCAAGGTGATGGAGGAAATCGGACGCAAGCGGGGTTGTCTGCAAAGCGGAGCGCGTGTTGACCTAGAGAAGGTTTCGGGCATTATTTTGCGGGAGCTGCGTGCAGGCAAGTTCGGCCATATTTCGCTTGAAGCACCGTGGAAGCAAAATAGCTAG
- the rplS gene encoding 50S ribosomal protein L19, giving the protein MNLVQAITQEQLRKDLPNFRPGDTLKVYVKVIEGSRERIQLFEGVVIKRRGGGISETFTVRKISYGVGVERTYPLNSPKIDRIDVARRGKVRRAKLYYLRNLRGKAARIKEIR; this is encoded by the coding sequence ATGAATCTCGTACAAGCGATTACGCAAGAGCAGCTTCGCAAAGACCTTCCTAACTTTCGTCCCGGTGACACGTTGAAAGTATACGTTAAAGTTATCGAGGGATCCCGCGAGCGGATCCAGCTATTCGAAGGCGTTGTAATCAAACGTCGTGGCGGCGGTATTAGCGAAACTTTTACAGTACGTAAAATTTCCTACGGTGTTGGCGTCGAAAGAACTTACCCGTTGAACTCGCCTAAAATCGATCGTATCGATGTGGCACGTCGTGGTAAAGTACGTCGCGCTAAACTGTACTACCTACGTAACCTTCGTGGTAAAGCAGCTAGAATTAAAGAAATTCGTTAA
- the ffh gene encoding signal recognition particle protein, with protein sequence MAAFESLSSRLQNVFSKLKGKGKVSDADVNEAMREVRLALLEADVNFKVVKDFIAKVKEQAIGQEVEKSFTPGMVIINIVNKELTELMGGTQSKLAKANKPPTVIMMVGLQGAGKTTTSGKLAKLLQKSNHKPLLVAGDIYRPAAIKQLQVLGEQINAPVFSLGDQASPVEIAKQGLQHAKENHNDYVIIDTAGRLHIDETLMDELKQIHQLVKPDEVLLVVDAMTGQDAVNVAQSFHEQLELTGVVLTKLDGDTRGGAALSVKAVTGQPIKFAAMGEKIDSLEPFYPDRMASRILGMGDMLSLIEKAQMNIDADKAAEMERKMRTAEFTFDDFLEQMAQVRNLGPIDQLMDMLPGMGKVKGLKDMKIDEKQIGRVEAIVRSMTKEEKLKPEILNHSRRKRVAAGSGTSVAEVNRLIKQFDDMRKMMKQFSSMMGPKGLKGGKKGLKGMLGKGMKFPF encoded by the coding sequence ATGGCGGCATTTGAAAGCTTGTCAAGCCGATTGCAAAACGTTTTTAGTAAGCTGAAGGGCAAAGGCAAAGTGTCCGATGCTGATGTGAACGAGGCGATGCGTGAAGTGCGTCTTGCGCTGCTGGAGGCAGACGTTAACTTTAAAGTCGTCAAAGATTTTATCGCCAAAGTAAAGGAACAGGCTATTGGTCAGGAAGTGGAGAAAAGCTTTACTCCGGGCATGGTCATTATTAACATCGTTAATAAAGAATTGACCGAGCTGATGGGCGGTACGCAAAGCAAGCTGGCGAAAGCGAATAAACCGCCAACGGTTATTATGATGGTTGGTTTGCAGGGCGCAGGTAAAACAACGACGTCCGGCAAGCTTGCCAAGCTTCTCCAGAAGAGCAACCATAAGCCTTTGCTTGTAGCCGGCGATATTTATCGTCCAGCTGCGATCAAGCAGCTGCAAGTGCTCGGCGAGCAAATCAATGCACCGGTGTTTTCGCTTGGCGATCAAGCTTCCCCGGTAGAAATTGCGAAGCAAGGCTTACAGCATGCTAAAGAAAATCATAATGACTATGTCATCATTGATACAGCGGGCCGACTTCATATTGATGAAACGCTGATGGACGAGCTGAAACAAATTCATCAACTGGTTAAGCCTGATGAAGTGCTGCTCGTTGTTGACGCCATGACAGGTCAAGATGCGGTCAATGTAGCTCAAAGCTTCCATGAGCAGCTTGAGTTGACAGGTGTCGTATTGACTAAGCTTGATGGCGATACCCGCGGTGGTGCGGCATTGTCCGTCAAAGCTGTAACGGGCCAGCCAATCAAGTTTGCCGCTATGGGTGAGAAGATTGATTCGCTTGAGCCGTTCTATCCAGATCGGATGGCATCGCGTATTCTTGGTATGGGTGATATGCTTTCGCTTATTGAGAAAGCACAGATGAACATTGATGCAGATAAAGCTGCCGAGATGGAGCGCAAAATGCGTACGGCCGAGTTTACATTTGATGATTTTCTGGAGCAAATGGCGCAGGTGCGGAATTTGGGGCCGATTGATCAGTTGATGGATATGCTTCCAGGGATGGGCAAGGTCAAAGGACTTAAAGATATGAAAATTGATGAGAAGCAAATCGGCCGTGTTGAGGCGATCGTGCGCTCGATGACGAAGGAAGAAAAGTTAAAGCCGGAAATTCTTAACCACAGCCGCCGGAAACGGGTTGCTGCCGGAAGCGGAACATCGGTTGCTGAAGTCAATCGACTGATTAAGCAGTTTGATGACATGCGCAAAATGATGAAGCAGTTTTCGTCTATGATGGGGCCTAAAGGCCTTAAGGGCGGCAAGAAAGGTCTGAAAGGCATGCTGGGCAAAGGTATGAAGTTTCCGTTTTAA
- a CDS encoding KH domain-containing protein, translated as MKELILVIAKALVDHPEDVSVKERDDDRGIVYELSVHAEDVGKIIGKQGRIAKAMRTVVTSAAVKSEKRVIVDIIS; from the coding sequence ATGAAAGAATTGATTCTTGTCATAGCAAAGGCGTTAGTGGATCATCCGGAAGACGTTAGCGTGAAAGAAAGAGACGATGACCGCGGCATCGTATATGAGCTGTCGGTTCATGCGGAGGATGTCGGTAAAATTATCGGCAAGCAAGGTCGCATTGCGAAAGCGATGCGTACAGTTGTGACCTCCGCAGCTGTCAAATCAGAGAAGCGGGTTATCGTGGACATCATATCGTAA
- the ylxM gene encoding YlxM family DNA-binding protein has protein sequence MNVSEPDALAKTTRINLLFDFYEPLLTEKQRTSLKYYFHDDFSLGEIAAESGISRQAVYEHVKRAVQVLESYEGKLRLLEKHEALQQLAEQLGNSVTELSLGTDAKQGILDIIEQLITTNNR, from the coding sequence ATGAATGTTAGTGAACCAGACGCCCTTGCGAAGACGACCCGAATTAATTTATTGTTTGACTTTTATGAGCCCTTGCTCACTGAGAAGCAGAGGACTTCACTTAAATATTATTTTCACGACGATTTTTCGCTTGGTGAAATTGCAGCGGAATCCGGCATTAGCAGGCAGGCGGTTTATGAGCATGTGAAGCGCGCGGTGCAGGTGCTTGAAAGCTATGAAGGCAAGCTTCGCTTGCTGGAGAAGCATGAAGCGTTGCAGCAGCTTGCTGAGCAGCTTGGAAATAGCGTAACGGAGCTTTCCCTTGGAACTGATGCCAAGCAGGGAATACTAGATATAATTGAGCAATTAATAACGACGAACAACAGGTAA